One Cucumis melo cultivar AY chromosome 8, USDA_Cmelo_AY_1.0, whole genome shotgun sequence genomic window, CATTATATAAATATTGCTAATCGTCGTTAAGAAGTTGTTTAATAGacaatttagattttttttttatgttttgaggtttattgttttggtatttcaaatatttttaatgaTGTAATAccgtttaaattttaaaaacatgttttttttttatgtattaaaaagataaaagaaaaacattaacAAACCAATAGGACAAGGTATTACTTTTGTTCCATAATAtgctgtttttttctttttaaataattttaggTTAAATATAGATACTATTAGAATCTATATACTCTAACCAAATTAgtctatatatttttaatatctaattTAAGTCCATGCActttcaataaaatttaaatttactcATTTACGATTAATTTTTACgtaaattaaacaaataataattatagtTTCTATcaaaaatgaaattcaaatatagaaaaatgaatcaaaatatttttaaaatataatttttttatatggTTCTCTAGACATCTTTTATCCCAACGAAAGggtctttatttttttagttcGATTTTTTTATATAACGTTGATAAACATTAATAGACTGATGTAATctgaaaatttgttatattttgtaaatatatttacAATAGTTATAAAAAAGAATTACGTGGATATAATTTTTAAATCGATAATATAAACACTAATAAATAACAAATGAAATTTGAAGAGATCAACGATAACTGTcattaaagattaaatttaaggatgattaaaaaaacaaaaagtaaaaatacAGAATGGATTAATTAAAGTAGGTGAGTTTTAGTAGGTTAATTGATGATATGAGTTTAATAATAAGGAATTTGTGTTTTCGGAGTGCTTGAAgtgttttttgtattttgttgtggtgtgcgtgtgaaagaaagagaaagaagaagaaggttcTCACTGGGTGCCACCAACAGCCAACTGGGAAACACGGAATTCAATTAAAAATCACaccttttttcatttttttatccttttctctttctttttacaAATCACCACGAAGCtctactctctctctctctcttcctcttccatggttgttttctctctcttctcttaACTCAGTAAACAAAGAcacctttctttctctctcttaaaATCCTTCCCTCTCATGAAGTTGCCACGTCATTTCCCCCACTTTATCCAACCACCGTCTGCCgtccttccttcttcttcttcctcctcctccatTTCACTCCaatcctttctttctttctttctaattcTTCCAATTCCTTCATcttccttcttcaacttttcttcttcatcatccaCCATCTTAACAACAGCACTCCTCTGCCTTCTTCTTTGAGTTTCCTCGAACCTCCCCTCAATTTCAATCCCTCTCTTAATTCTTTCTTCTGGGTTTTTCCTGATTTCCCCTATCATGCCTCTTGGGTGGGTTAAAAAATTGAGTAGAAATAAGGACCATCACAATCAAAATCACCCCACTTCTTCTCTCAACCTCTTcaagtcttcttcttcttcccccaAAACTCAACCGAAGAACCCCATCATCACCCACAAACCCAAGAGCTTTGATGAGGTTTCTGCTGTGATTTTCTCTCGTAATTCTCCCAGGTCTAGCAGGGATCTGGGCTCTTCTGGTGCTGCCTCTTCTGGGTTTTCTGGTTTTGACTCTGATAGTGGGGATAAGAGTCTTCCTCTTCCTCGACCTGCTACTTCTGGCCTTGGGATTGATCATGGAGCTGGGAATGGATCTGGGTCCAGTTCGGTTTCCAGTGATATCTCTTCTGGCTCTTCAGATGATCAACCATCTGCTCAAGAACAGCTTCAATTTGGAGCTTACAGGTGGGTTTCTAACTTGGAAGGTTTTTGACTCCGATCGGTACTTGATTCTGTTGTACTTTCGTACTCTTATTTTGGGGTTTCCGGAATTTGGAGTTTGTGGAAAATCTTTAGGTTGTTGGCTTCAGACGAATTACCATCTACTGGTTCCTGATTATTTGATTTGGGATCCTATCATGAACCGGAAGGACTTAATTCCCCTGTTTAATTGATTATTCCCCTGTTTTCCGTAGTTCTCTGCTGAAGAAGATGGAATTTTCTACTGAGAGTTTTGAATGAAATTCAGCGAGTTTTACAATCTATTTGGCCCTGTTGGGATCTTAATCTCTCCTTCCCTGAGTTCTTTTTTGATTTCTGAAACGGGGCCTTTTGATTGGTTATACCTATGTTTTGATATCTTAGTAACTCTAGCTTTGTTCTGTTTCTTGTTTAGTTCTGTGTGCTTACGGTCTATCTCACTGTTTATTTGTCGGTGAAATGGAGAATTTTAATGGCTGATATGAAGTAGTTTCTGTTTTAAACTTGTTACGAAAATCTGGGATTCAGCTGGACGTTGTTtctaacattttcaaatcaactTCTGACTGCTTCATAAGGTTTCTTTCTACTGGGAACGAAAAGAATTTACAGTTTGTTTTTTAGAGGACGCTCATAGTCCTATCGGTGAGAGATTAGAAGTAATGGCTACACAAAGAATGATTTTTACCTTTGCCTCTGAAATTCTTTTGATAATTTGGTCCATTTGTCTGAATTCAGAGGATTTGCTGATAACAGAATCGAGACAAGAGCAAGAAGTCCAGGTCCAGGATCAAAAGGACCCACTAGTCCAACATCGCCTCTCAACCCACGTTTCTGTGGCATGAGTCTCGAGTCTCCTACAACTCATAAGCTGCCGCTTCCTCCAAGTGCTCCCACCAGCCCTTCTTCCTTGACCAGCATGAGAGCTACCAATATTGGTGATAACAACGCAGCTATACAATCGAAATGGAAGAAAGGAAGGCTTCTAGGGAGAGGAACATTTGGGCATGTTTACCTTGGATTTAACAGGTAATGGTGATTTTGATTAAGATATTTTCACGGTTTTACAGTAATGAATGGATTGAAGCTATACTCCAGTCTAAAAAATGGTGCTGCTGTACTCTCTTAGTTCTTGTGTCATGTGTTGCTTAGTATGTGAAATAAACTACTTGGGAGTTGACCCCCCTCCCTGTTAGTTAATGAGATGGCACCacatttgtttttgttattacTTCTCTAATCCAGTTTCTTGAATTCATTGCAGTGTAAGTGGCCAAATGTGTGCAATTAAGGAGGTCAGGGTTATAAGTGATGACTCAACATCAAAGGAATGTCTCAAGCAATTGAACCAGGTGATTCTTATGCTCCAGTTTGAAAAATTTGTCGTTTGTTTGTAATTTCACTTCTTGCTACCTACTGTCTTTTGGAAATTTCTTTAAAGGTTTCAAGGCtttacattttaccattttggTACTTGGTTGTAATTCTGACAAATTACTCTGTCTAACAGGAGATTACTGTGCTCAGTCAGCTGTCGCATCCGAACATTGTCCGGTACTATGGTAGTGAAATGGTAAGTGCAATTGTACTCTTTCAAAGGTTACTAACATTACTGCACACAAGTTTCCCTGTGAACAATACTTGTTAATCATATTGTGATTCAATTTTTTGACACTTCATTCCTTGCTGTTATCAGGGTGAAGAGTCGCTCTCAGTCTACTTAGAATACATTTCCGGGGGATCAATTCACAAATTACTTCAGGAATATGGCGCCTTCAAAGAACCTGTTATAAGAAATTATACCCGGAAGATTCTTTCTGGGCTTGCTTATTTGCATGGGAGAAATACAGTGCATAGGTATTTTAGTTGTAAATACTGCTCAGGAATCTTTATTTTCATACTTGTGGGTCCTTGTGTAAAATAAAAGGTACTTTCTCTTTTTACTTTTGAACATTAATGGAATATACTTCTCATGGCAGGGACATCAAAGGGGCAAATATCTTAGTAGATCCGAAAGGCGAGGTCAAGTTGGTGGACTTTGGCATGGCAAAACATGTATGTATATTAACTCTTTCTCCTCCAGAAGGCGTCAAATACATTTCTCTGTTTTTCTCGTATTAACCGAtccacattttaaaaataagtaaatTAAAATGCTTTGGTACTTATTTTTTCTGGATATGAATATCTGATGTCATTTCTTTTTGTTGGAATCAGATAACGAATTGTACTTCGATGCTTTCCTTCAAAGGCAGTCCTTATTGGATGGCCCCGGAGGTACTTTCTATCACTTCCTTCCACTCCCTCTGCTTTAAATAACAGACAAAAGAAAAGCTGAGTGCTAAAAGAAGAATCAacgaaaaggaagaaagaaacgTGGAAATTCACACAATTTTGTCTTCTAGTTTATGAAAAACAAATGTTCCTCCAGCTCTTCTGTTTTGTATCGAACATTTTCTTTTACGTGTACTCCTGCTCCATATCCGTCCTTACAGTTGTTTCTTGTTGTGGAATCTCAGGTTGTGATGAATACAAATGGCTACAGTCTTGCTGTAGACATTTGGAGTTTAGGATGTACTGTTCTTGAAATGGCAACATCTAAACCGCCTTGGAGCAAATACGAAGGGGTGGGACATTTTCCTCAAATATTGCTTTTAGATTTTCCATTTAACTCCTAATGTTAAATCCTCTGGGGCTATACTTACCTTTTATCTTGGAATTAACAGGTGGCtgccattttcaaaattgggaATAGTAAAGACATTCCCGAAATTCCAGACTATCTCTCCAGTGATGCTAGAAGTTTTGTGCAATTATGTTTGCAACGGGATCCTTCCGCCCGTCCTTCTGCTGCAGAACTACTGGACCACCCTTTTGTTCAAGATGCAGTAACACCAAGAGCATCTGATGTTAACTTATCTGTGGATGCATTCCCCTTTAGCTTCGATGGAATCCAAACTTCGGTAAGCCTTTCGGCATCACTTCGCTTACTTGGTGAATCACAAAGCCAAGAtgaaattatttctttttaatactAGAAAAAAGTCAAAAACTTTGAATCGCTTGGACTTGGGCTTTGCATTTAAATACTTTGTCATGAGTATACTGAAGGCTTTGAGAAGAACATTTGATCACATTTCAATTGAATGAACAATTAGCATGTATTGAAATAAACAACGATCTCTTGGTTTGTTAATTAACTGCCAAATCTGTTATTCATTACAAAATTTGGCCATGAAGTTGAAACCTTTGAAACTTTATATGCAGCCATTGTTAGATCGGCATCCAAACAGAAAAAGTATAAGCATATGTGATGGAGATTATGTGACAAACCCAACATTCTCTTCCAGAGCTCCGAGTCCTAGGTACTAAACATCCTTTCCTTTAAAATATCCTCTTGACCTGAGTTTGTACTCACTTTGAGATCGATTGCTTTTTGTGCAGGGGAAATGGAAGATTGATCACATCCTTGCCTGTCTCTCCATGTTCAAGTCCATTACGGTCGTATGGCCCCACGCACCAGAGCTGTTATCTTTCACCACCTCACACGTCTTACATGGGGGTGGGTCAAAGTGGATACAATTTGAACGAATACGCATATAACACGAGACCAAACACATTGTTCACCCTTGATCCTTTGCGAGAGTCATCTCTATTGAAAGTGCAGACTCATCTTGGATCACCAAGAAGACCTCTTTGACTaaacttttcatgaaaaaaaaaaaaacagaaaaagaaatctTCCTCACATCCCCGGGTGTAATTTTATCCATTGTGTATCAGAAATATTTTATTGTGAAGAGATTGAGTTATTCATGTATCAGCAATTGAAAGAAGGGTACTTGATTGAAAATGGTGGGATAAAATTTTCTAACTGGGGATATGATGTAATTGATTAGAGATATCTTGTACCTTGTAACAATATTTTTTGGTCCTTGTAAAGGGAAAGTGGTCTGTACATGTAATAATCAGTTTTAGTTTATTACCTGCTATGATTAACTTAGATCAGGCATTCAAAACTAAGATTCTCTGGAGGTTTCTTCCATCTCTTCTTATATACATTATCATTCTtcataaaaacatttttcttttcgTTGTACTAACACATAATTTGATGTTAAATATCAACAGAAGCATCAAGGTTGCAAAAGGCTTGCGATGAATTATTAATGTATTTTGAAATAACTACACATCTTTACAGAGTCATGGAGAAAAGTGGAACCTATAAACCATCAAGTGAGCATCGTTCATCAAAGCTGTGATTTAGAGTCTTTCGTAGTTGAGTTTCTCCGACTGTCAGAAAGAGCAAAGTTATCATAACTACAAAATTCAAGAAATGGTTTTACAACGGAAGTTATTCTATATTGACCTGCCCATTTTTCTAGATATTTCAAATGGAAAAGGTTAATAGAATAAGAAAACAGAAAGAAGACCACAATCCCTTGGTGGCATGGCAACCATCGGATGTTCTCTGCAACTTCTTTCCCAAAGTTTTCATATTTCTTTAAGAAAcattagtttattttttaaggTACTCTCAAAGAGTagacaacaaaacaaaaatactAATAAAATTTAAGAACCCACTTGAAAAAGAAGCCAAAAACAGGAGAAAAAACTTTGTTATCACATGGAATAGATCTAGGGATAGGCAAAACGTCCCTGATTTAAAATCTTGGTTGTCTCACTGAATTGACTTTGGGGTAAGCAAAGTCATCCCAATAATTAGTGGGGGGACTATGAGTGTATCGTAAGGAGTGACTTTGATGCTTTTCTACAAATTATATTATGTTTGAGAATGATTCTAAAATggttataattatatttgtcatTTGTAAAATAACTCGAAAACTGAttttaatcattcaaaatcatTTCTAATGTATCAAACATGCGTTTAAAAGTGTAAATCACACATTGAATTGATCTTCAGTGAATAAGGATGCATTTTAGAGTGACTTTAAATCTGAGAAAAACGATTTTAACCATTTCAAGAGCACTCCGAATAGGATACATGATTACATGATTAGTATAATGTCTGGTGAGGGTTACCCAATATTTCCTAGAGTAGAAGCGAAGTTTGAGAGAGCATGTCTTCTAAAATCACCCAATGAATCTttaaaggagaaaaaagaaactaaagtAGTGAATGATAAACATTCCAATATCTACTTTCTGTACCTTCAATGCTATTTCTGCATCACTGATGGTACTCTAGGAAATTTGTCCAAGGATTGCTACTTTTCTTAGTTGAAATGTACTGATGAAGGGTGACTTTTATGTAAGAACTCAACATATATTGCTAAGCTTTCTCCAACTATCCAAGATTCTCATGCTTAAATGTATGGTCTCGCTTATTCAAAACTCGAGTGCTCAGGATGTGAAAGATATCAAGAACACCTTTAAATAAATACCTTTATAAGCATTTCTGTCGGCAGCCAAGCTGGAGCAGTCGGAATGCCAACCCATGCAATCTGTCCAAGAATTTTGGGTAAAAATGACAACCATTTGCATTCAAGGGAAATATCCATTTTGCTTGAGCTAATTTTCCCCTCTCACTATTTTGATATAGTATGGTAGTAAAGAAACTTGTGAAATGTGCATGCCCAACGGatattatagaaaagaaaaagaaaagccaAAGAATCATATATACATGGAGTCCAAATGAAAGTTGCTTACAAGTGCATATTCTCCTGTTTCGAAAATGCGAAGATCCAATACCTGAAGAAAGATGATTGAGACCAAAAAGGATTACTCATCAGAAGTCCCTGATAAATTGTAATAGGCTTGAGTGTAATCTATATGAACTGACCTCACCACGGTCTTCATAAATGTAGTCCAAGCCCTTGAAATAAGGTGGATGTCCAACAGATAGATACTAttgataaagaaaagaaaacattgtTTGCCATCAGTCCAATAACACTAGGAAAAATATGTCTTGATCAATGGTAGAATGAGCACAGTTCAAATTCTGTTCCTTCAAACTAACATTTCGTTTATGTCCTAAAATTTGACGGTGATGAATGAAGATATTAAATAGAGTTCATCAAACGGTTGTTATACAAGAATAGAGAACAACTTCTGCAAAAACTTTCTTTGTTGGCTAGATAGATAGATACCTTATACTGGACAGGTCAGGGAGAGAAGCGCTCACAAAATCATACCTTTTGTTAGACTATTGTTCTcctgttttattattatattattttatataaagaccaactttcattgagaaaagaaCGGAAAAAAATACAAGGGCATTAAAAACAAAACACCAAAGGGAGCAATACTACCAAAGGTTAAGTCAAATCAAGCAAAAGAAGACTACGTAAATATTTGCCGACAGAGTTTGTTTTAGACACCCTGACAGAAACATGGATTCTCCCGAGGGACCAAACATCAAAACTCCATATCAAGCCTTTTGAAAATTCTATCATTCTTTGGACCCCACAAAAAGCACACCCCTTGGCTAGCCATAAAAATTTATCATTCTTTATTTAATGTTCTACCGAGATAGATAAAGATGAAATAAAACATtagctttcttcttcttatacATCATTCCATAAAAAGATGTCCTAATCCAAGTCTACCTCAACTCATTGAGATACATCATGACTTGACACTATCTCACTTTCTTCCCATTTATCAAGGATGGTTTCCCCATGGCCCCAATCATCATAATAATAAATGAGCACAAAGGCCAGGTCATCACAGGACTAATGCAACGCATTAGAACACAAGTTGATGACACCACATGTGTCACACCCCTCTTTCAAGACGATTCAGGTGCAGAGCAGGGGGAACTGGAAGAGCAACTAACTCATTTTGTATGTAAAACTAACCATTGACTTTTCATCAAGAAGCTATTCGGAGAACAATAGTGGATGAATTTAGATTGTAATGTAATCCAAAATCCACATTTGGATTAAGCATTTTGGTTCAATTTGTAATACCAAGCTTATTTCGTTCTATTCAACCCAACCCCTTTTTCCACCGTTTTCATGCTTCACAATCTCATTTCTATTCCATCTTCAATTCCTCATGCATGCCAACACCTCTGATATTTCCAGTAATCTGATCACATTCCAGCTCTCCAAACAACATTCAAATGTTTAAGTTAGTCCAACTTGTGTAGGAGTTACCTATAAAATTTTATTGTCCTTATTTAAGGATTTGAACCACAAACTGGGTCATTTATTTAACTTAAAGTCATTGGAAAGAGAAACGCTTAAGTGGTACCCACATAACTCTCACTCAAGGAAAGAACAAGGGGTCCATGTTTTAAGATTTATTGCTTTAGAAACTAAGTGTGAATGGTTGAATTCTTGTTCTAGGTCAATTGGAGAGATTCAAACAAACGCAATCCTATTCCTTACTAAAAAAGTGCACACACATCCTAGCAAGCTAACTCTTAAGAGTGGCATTCCCTTTTTTATCCTTTCTACTGAATACTATTACAATTGGAGGCCTACCTAAATCCTACAGACATAGATAGAATCCGCACAGGCCTACAATTGTTATAGAAATTCCGTTGGACAGAGTTGAGCTGCACTTTAATTGTTCACACTCGGGTATAATCTAGACTGTTGGCCACCATTATATATTAACCTATTGCAGCCACACTTTTCCAGCCATGCTTCAAAGAGGAAAAGTAGACGGGTCAAAAGGAGAATCATAACTCAAATACAGATCACTGAGCCAGTCGGAAAGAATTTAATAGTCCACGCCCTACATATTTCCTCTGAGTGAATGtttttttggataagaaacATGTGTACTTGCATTCCTCTTAAGAGTGGCATTCCCATTTTATTCCTTGTCCCTTGCTCTTAGATTGTTCTCTTTTGTTATTTCCTCCGAGTGAATAAGATTCCAACCTAGAAGCAACTTCATATATTCTTGCATCGTTCATCAATGGTTAAAGTTCAACACTTGGAGTTGTTCTTTTGTTTCCTTGTTCCTTTCACTCTTCCCTCCTGCCATGAAACCATTGCAAAAGTATGTCTTCAACTTCTCTTGTTGGATTTGACTATGCCATAGAAAGACACGGGTAGTATATAGCTGAATTGGAAATATAAGGATTATAAAAACACAAACAACAAGCAATGAAGCAAGTTACGCAGACCTTGCTTGAGTAACGCTGcactaaattaattttataaacttGTAAAGAGATAACTCATTGCCACAAAAAAGAGTTCAGAAAACTACATACATTAACGCTATTAAGATACTTCTCTTTGTCAACTCTCACAATCTGACCCTTCTTCACTACACAAAAAGCAAATAAAAAACGAAATTAACAAATCTAAATTGAATCCTCAATTCCCAATAGACTGGAAGCAGAATAGAAGAAGAAACTCACTCGAATAGACAGGCTTCTTTGGAACCTTGGGAGAGGCGGTGGGGGAGCTTGAACTTGAAGGTTCAGCCACGGGAGGCTCCTGGGTTTTGGTCTCTGGCACCTTCTTCTCCGGTTCAGTGGATTTCACAGCTCGAATAAGGTGAACACGAAGTGGATTTCTTCTAAAATTTTGCGGGAATTGAGTTAGGCATGAGAAAGAGTTGTGAGAAAGAGATGCAGAGAAAACCATGGcggaaaaaaggaaagagagaggTAGAAATTTTAGCCTGTGAGCTATGGAAATGTCGCTCACTCACTCAACGAGTAGTTGAACAGAGATAACGCTAAAATGATAAACCAAACCACACATATTGACAACACAAAATAGCTGCAGCATAATTTTTTCAGAGGGATTGGATTTGCGAAATTTATAAGCAAAGAAAATCAACCCTTTGAACTTGGATAGAGGAATTCTTTTCATCCTATAAAAATGAGTACATACATTTGGTAGTTAGCTATCACATTTATGAGTTATGACATCCTAATCTAATTGGGTTGATAAAGGTAATAATTTGTAATAACTAATAATGATTATTTGATTTCTATTGATAGAATCTTTTATAGACTACATCCTTGTAGCTTTGTTTACCATCTTAAAAGATTCTATACCAATAGAGATAGTTCTTCTCACTTATCCAAAATTAACTGTTTATTTAATCGATGTTGGATTTTGATTGTATTACAAAGTTGTTTGTGTttaccattaaaaaaaaatctctattcTCTACCATCAAACTAGAAACAAAACTCATCTTAAACTTTCAAGACAATAAAGTTTTTGAACATCATTCAACTAGTTAAAGTATTATATTCTTGATTAAAAGGTTAAGATTTTGTACCACTTTTTCATTTGTTGCTTATTAGTTATGATAaccaatttaaataaaatacataaatacttctaacttttgttgatttttgtttaTACCCTCGAAGTATTTTAGTTCCATGTTATATTGGCGATTGTGTGCCATCTATTCCCATTTCACAATAGTTTCACAGCTCAACAAGTTTTTAGAATTTTAGTTAATAACATTATTtataaatcgtttaa contains:
- the LOC103485282 gene encoding mitogen-activated protein kinase kinase kinase 3 isoform X1 — its product is MPLGWVKKLSRNKDHHNQNHPTSSLNLFKSSSSSPKTQPKNPIITHKPKSFDEVSAVIFSRNSPRSSRDLGSSGAASSGFSGFDSDSGDKSLPLPRPATSGLGIDHGAGNGSGSSSVSSDISSGSSDDQPSAQEQLQFGAYRGFADNRIETRARSPGPGSKGPTSPTSPLNPRFCGMSLESPTTHKLPLPPSAPTSPSSLTSMRATNIGDNNAAIQSKWKKGRLLGRGTFGHVYLGFNSVSGQMCAIKEVRVISDDSTSKECLKQLNQEITVLSQLSHPNIVRYYGSEMGEESLSVYLEYISGGSIHKLLQEYGAFKEPVIRNYTRKILSGLAYLHGRNTVHRDIKGANILVDPKGEVKLVDFGMAKHITNCTSMLSFKGSPYWMAPEVVMNTNGYSLAVDIWSLGCTVLEMATSKPPWSKYEGVAAIFKIGNSKDIPEIPDYLSSDARSFVQLCLQRDPSARPSAAELLDHPFVQDAVTPRASDVNLSVDAFPFSFDGIQTSPLLDRHPNRKSISICDGDYVTNPTFSSRAPSPRGNGRLITSLPVSPCSSPLRSYGPTHQSCYLSPPHTSYMGVGQSGYNLNEYAYNTRPNTLFTLDPLRESSLLKVQTHLGSPRRPL
- the LOC103485282 gene encoding mitogen-activated protein kinase kinase kinase 3 isoform X2 yields the protein MPLGWVKKLSRNKDHHNQNHPTSSLNLFKSSSSSPKTQPKNPIITHKPKSFDEVSAVIFSRNSPRSSRDLGSSGAASSGFSGFDSDSGDKSLPLPRPATSGLGIDHGAGNGSGSSSVSSDISSGSSDDQPSAQEQLQFGAYRIETRARSPGPGSKGPTSPTSPLNPRFCGMSLESPTTHKLPLPPSAPTSPSSLTSMRATNIGDNNAAIQSKWKKGRLLGRGTFGHVYLGFNSVSGQMCAIKEVRVISDDSTSKECLKQLNQEITVLSQLSHPNIVRYYGSEMGEESLSVYLEYISGGSIHKLLQEYGAFKEPVIRNYTRKILSGLAYLHGRNTVHRDIKGANILVDPKGEVKLVDFGMAKHITNCTSMLSFKGSPYWMAPEVVMNTNGYSLAVDIWSLGCTVLEMATSKPPWSKYEGVAAIFKIGNSKDIPEIPDYLSSDARSFVQLCLQRDPSARPSAAELLDHPFVQDAVTPRASDVNLSVDAFPFSFDGIQTSPLLDRHPNRKSISICDGDYVTNPTFSSRAPSPRGNGRLITSLPVSPCSSPLRSYGPTHQSCYLSPPHTSYMGVGQSGYNLNEYAYNTRPNTLFTLDPLRESSLLKVQTHLGSPRRPL
- the LOC103485281 gene encoding NAD(P)H-quinone oxidoreductase subunit O, chloroplastic isoform X2; its protein translation is MVFSASLSHNSFSCLTQFPQNFRRNPLRVHLIRAVKSTEPEKKVPETKTQEPPVAEPSSSSSPTASPKVPKKPVYSMKKGQIVRVDKEKYLNSVNYLSVGHPPYFKGLDYIYEDRGEVLDLRIFETGEYALIAWVGIPTAPAWLPTEMLIKSEKLNYERL
- the LOC103485281 gene encoding NAD(P)H-quinone oxidoreductase subunit O, chloroplastic isoform X1, with the translated sequence MVFSASLSHNSFSCLTQFPQNFRRNPLRVHLIRAVKSTEPEKKVPETKTQEPPVAEPSSSSSPTASPKVPKKPVYSMKKGQIVRVDKEKYLNSVNYLSVGHPPYFKGLDYIYEDRGEVLDLRIFETGEYALIAWVGIPTAPAWLPTEMLIKYISTKKSSNPWTNFLEYHQ
- the LOC103485281 gene encoding NAD(P)H-quinone oxidoreductase subunit O, chloroplastic isoform X3; translation: MVFSASLSHNSFSCLTQFPQNFRRNPLRVHLIRAVKSTEPEKKVPETKTQEPPVAEPSSSSSPTASPKVPKKPVYSMKKGQIVRVDKEKYLNSVNYLSVGHPPYFKGLDYIYEDRGEVLDLRIFETGEYALVSNFHLDSILHGLAFRLLQLGCRQKCL